Part of the Novipirellula artificiosorum genome, TGGCAAAGTCGAGGCAGGGGCGACTGCGTCACTGAGCACGTTTGATGGCCATAGTTGGGTGTTGGAAACCGAAGCCGGGCAAGTGGTGGCTGCCTTTGTTGCAGCGGTCTGGCAATCGCTGGCGATCATCGATGCGGAAACCCCACGCCCCGAACCACTCGAACTCCGACGACGCCCCCGTGACCGTAGCGGGCAACGGCATCCGTCCCCCGATGGGCAGTGGCATGTGGAGTTTGCTAACCACAACGTCGTGTTGGTCAACAACCAGTCCAACAACTCGATCACGATGACCCACGATGGAATGGAACAAAACGGTTATGGCGGAAACGTGTGGTGGTCCCCCGACTCGGCTCATTTCGTCGTGTTCAAGACGACGCGAATTGACGTACGGACGATTCCAATCGTTGAATCGTCACCAAAGGGTTCCATTCACTCCAAGTTACTCACAGTCAAATACGCCAAACCTGGTGATCCCGTTGATCACGACCGACCGGTGCTGCTCCACATTCCCGACGAGATCGAAAGGCAAGAGGGCGATACAACCAACGTAGCACAACCGATTGAGGATTCGCTTTTCTCATCCCCTTACTCGATCGGCGAGGTTCATTGGCACAAAGACAGCACCTTCTTTTCTTTTGTCTACAACCAACGGGGACATCAAGTGCTACGCGTCATCGCCGTGGATGCCGAAACGGCAGAGCCGCGTGTGATGATTGACGAGCAAAGCGAAACGTTCGTTTGCTATTCGCACAAGAAATATCTGCGTCGATTGGATCAAACCGACGAGGCGATTTGGATGAGCGAACGGTCGGGATGGAACCATCTTTACCTCATCGACCAGCAGACCGGTGATGTCAAGAACGCGATCACATCGGGGCCATGGGTGGTCCGCGACGTCGAACGAGTGGACGAGGAAAACCGTCAAGTATGGCTAACCGTTTCCGGAATCGATCCCGATCAAGACCCCTACTACAAACATCTGGTGCGAGTCGATTTTGATGGCAGCCATCTGGTTCGATTCACCTCAGCGAATGGCGACCATCGCTGGGTCTTTTCGCCTGAACAGCGTTACTTGATCGATTCCTATTCTCGCGTCGACTTGCCGCCGGTCTCGGTGCTCTGCGATGCTAACACGGGTGACATGATTTGCGAATTGGAACACGCCGATGCGTCGCAGCTATTGAACACAGGATGGCGATACCCAGAGCGTTTCGTTGCCAAGGGACGTGACGGAGTCACGGACATCTTTGGCATCGTGATCCGGCCCACTCATTTTGATCCGAGTAAGACGTACCCGGTTCTCGAAGCCATTTATGCCGGGCCTCACGCCGCCTTTGTCCCCAAGAGTTTCGGACGCCAGACCAATTTGCAAAAGATGGCGGAATTGGGGTTTATCATTGTTAAAATGGATGGCATGGGGACCAGCTACCGCAGCAAGGCATTTCATGACGTGTGCTGGAAGAATCTGGGCGACAGTGGCTTTGCCGACCGTATCGCGTGGATCAAAGCGGCCGCAAAGGAGCATCCTGAAATGGACTTGACGCGAGTTGGAATTTGGGGCGGATCCGCGGGCGGGCAGAGTGCGATGCGAGCGTTAATTGCACATGGTGATTTTTATCACGCCGCAGTTGCCGATTGCGGATGCCACGACAATCGCGTCGACAAAATGTGGTGGAACGAACAATGGATGGGGTATCCGATCGAATCCCATTACGCGGAACAATCCAATGTGACCCAGGCGCATCGCATGCAGGGCGACTTGATGTTGATCGTCGGCGAATTGGATCACAACGTCGATCCTGCGTCCACGATGCAAGTCGTCCATGCGTTGGTGAAGGCCGACAAGGATTTCGAATTGCTGCTGATGCCTGGCGTCGGCCATGGGGCGGCCGGCCATCCCTACGCCGAGCGGAGGCAAGCCGATTTCTTTGTCCGTAAGTTATGGAAGCGGGAACCCAGGAATCCCTAGCCCGGGCGATTCATCCGTCCAAACCTATTCCCCGTAACCTTATGTATGCAATCAGCTGACATCGATTGAGTCAAAAACAGACTGCGCACGTTGGAGTCGTTAACAAGATCCACTGCTGGCAACCCTCATGCTTCTGTGTGGCAAAGCACGAACCGCCGCAGAAACAGACTATGGCAGCTGGGGTCCATCACCGAGTTCAAGCGGATCGACCTGTTTGAGGAAGTCCTTGAATTCGGTGTTTGGGAGTTCCGCTTGTGCATCCGACGCCGAGTCCATCGCCGGCACCAATTCGACATCGTCCTCGGCTGCTTCGAGGTCTTCGCCATCGACCAGGTCCGCGTCAATTTCGCCGGAGTCGTCTTGCCGATCGCCAAGCGCGGGGCGAGGGGATTCGTCGTCTTGTTCTGCGTTCTTCGAAGCCCGGGCGCCAACTCGCAGTGCTTCCCAAGGTTTCGGGTAGAAGTACTGGGACACACAGCGACCGTGTGGATTGTCGTACGCGCCGTGATGCTCGGCGCGATGCCAAGCCATTGCTTCTTGACTCGTCGGCGCGATCTTGTAGGCAATCTTGCCTCCAAGATAAGTCGGCCGGTTGTATTTCCGTCGGTAGGACTCCGGCAGGCAGTTGCCTAAAGGTCCAATCACATCGACGCGGGGATACACCGGCTGGCACTCACGGTCGGGATGATGAGCCAATGCCGACGTGGTCAGGCAACTCGCAACAATGAGGAAAGTAAAACGTGACATACCGATAGGCTTCGGGGTTTGGGGAAACACGATCGTGTGTGAAACGGACTGGCGTGTCTGATACGGACTGGCTCGTCGCGGGTTCGGACGCCACAAGCCCCGTTTGTGCTTTCGGCAGCGATCGTAGCGACAAATCACCCAGCCGAGGGTTATTCCGAAAGTACGGGTCAAACCAGTTGCTCATCCGTTAAGACAGGTCGTCCGCAGTCGCTTGCGAGCGGTAATGCCAACCCAATACGACTAAACTGACAAGCCAAATCAAGCCGAAGAACAGCGGTGCCAGTGGCAGCCAGACGACCGAGACGACAGCGCAGCTCAAGAACAACAACCCCAACAGTGCCGATCCGCCCCAGACATGGCCCCCCATGGCAATAAAACCAAAGCCGCCGAGCGCCGCTGCGAAGGGGAACAGCAATTGTTCGTCCAAGCCGCCAAGATGTAGCAACACGTTCATGGTTGCTAGCGTTGCCAGATAGCCGAGCCAAATCGACCAAACAGGCCGCTCCGCGACGGTTCGGGGCAAGATTTGGCCATGACGCGACCAGTAAATCGAAGCGAAAATTGAAGCGAGCATCGTCGCACGGGGGATCCAGTACGCCGATAGCGTTGAAAACGACAGCCGATCGAGAAAGAAGATAGCAACGTGGGTGACAAAGATGATGATGCCAATGCCAATCAACGTTCGGCCCCACGATCGAAAGTCGTCTTGATGTTGGTCGCGGCGGATCTCTCGTGCCATACGGTCCAAAATCCCGCTGCCCGCCGCACGAATCGGTTCACCTAAGAGAAACCGGTCGAGATCGTCTGCCAAGTCGTCTGCCGTTGCGTACCGCATCGCAGGGTCATAATGCATCGCCTTGAGACAAATCACCTCGAGGTCCGTGGGGATGCTGCGGCGCAGCATCCGTGGCGACAGGGGTTCATCGTGGAGGACCGACCGGAGAACGTCGGCAGACGACCGCCCATCATGCGGCGGGCGGCCAGTCAAAACCGCATACAGAATCGCACCCAAGGAATAGATATCCGCTGGCTGCCCCACGCTGCGACAGCCCGTCGCCTGCTCGGGGCTCATGTAATGCGGCGTCCCGAGCACCTGTCCGGTTCGAGTCAATGTCGCGCCATCGCGATGCCATTTCGCCAGGCCAAAATCGGCAACCAAGGGCCGGCCATCTTCACCGATCAGAATGTTCTCGGGTTTTAGATCCCGGTGAATGATGCCTTCGCGATGGGCGTACGCGACCGCTCGGGCGATTTCGCCAACGATTCGCGCCGCGGAGGCATCATCATGCCTGCGTTCGTCAAGCTGTTGCTGCAAGGTCGGACCTTCGATGAGCGACATCGAGAAGTACTCGTAGCCACCCCACGAACCGATATCATGGATCGCAATGATGCCGGGATGACGCAGCCGAGCGGCCGCCTCCGCCTCGATCCGAAACCGTTGTCGTTCCTCTTCTCCGGCCAACACGCCGCTGCTGATCAGTTTCAAGGCGACGGGCCGACCGAGGTTGTCTTGGCGAGCCCGGTACACGACCCCCATCCCTCCGCGAGCGATTTCGGACTCGATTTCGTAGGGGCCGACGCGGACGCCAATCAGAGAGTTGCTCTCAATTTGCGACGCCGGATCCCCCAATAGCCAGTGGTGATTGCGAAAAAAACTCTTTAACTCCTCGGCAAACTGAGGGTAAGCGTCGAGGTAAAGTCGCGCGTCCGGTGCCTCGCCTTTCTCGTGTTTTTCCACATATTCGGCCATCACCACTTCCAACAGCGACGATTCATGGTCGGCCGGCAGGGTGATCGGCGGGTTCGATTCAGATCTGGACTTTGGCTTCATCGCTTCAGTATACCTCGGTCAAGAAGCTGTCGATCGCGAAGACCACGTCTTGATTTCCCAATAAAATTTGTGCCCGGCCATCATGGAAGACTACCCTGCCTTGCCTGACGAAGAGGCGATCGATTTGTCGGTCGTGATCCCACTTTACAACGAGGAAGAGTCGGTGGAGCCACTGGTTCATGCGCTCCGCGACGCGTTGATTCCCGCGCCGCTGAGCCTCGAGATCATTCTGGTGGACGACGGCAGCACCGATCAAACGTACACGTCGGCGATTCGGGCAGGCAAGCAGGTGGGGTTGGACCTCCAAGTCTTGTCGTTGCAGCGGAATTTTGGGCAAACCGCAGCGATGCAGGCGGGAATCGACGCCGCCAGAGGGCGGCTGATCGCGACGCTTGATGGAGACCTGCAGAACGACCCGGCCGACATTCCTGCGATGGTCAAGCACCTTGAAGCCAACGACCTCGATCTGTTGGTGGGTCGCCGAAAAAAACGACAAGATGGCGTGATGTTGAGGCTGATCCCGTCATGGATTGCCAATCGCCTGATCGGCAAAGTGACCGGCGTCCGAATTCGCGACTATGGATGCAGTTTGAAGATTTATCGATCGAGCGTGATCAAGCAAGTCAAATTGATGGGCGAGATGCATCGCTTTATCCCCGCTTGGGTCGCCGCCGTCACTCACCCTTCACGGATCGGCGAAATCGACGTGCGTCATCGCGCTCGTGAGTTTGGTACGTCAAAATATGGCATCTCGCGAACCATTCGTGTGGTGCTGGACCTATTGTCCGTGTTGTTCTTCATGAAATACCGAGCACGACCTGGGCACTTCTTTGGCACCGTCGGATTGGTGATCGGCGCCATTGGTGCTTTGATGCTTTCCACGGTCTTTGTTTCCAAGTTTGGATTGGGCCAAGACATTGGGACCCGACCGATGTTGCTGCTTGGTGCTGTCGCGATGTTGTCGTCGCTGCAATTGATCTGTTTTGGCGTGATGTCCGAGATGCTTGCTCGGATCGACAACGAATCAAGTCGCCAGCAAAGCTACATCATCCGTAATCGTTATGCGACGTCGCAAGACTCTAGCTGCAAGGGCGATTACGTGATTCCCATTCCCACCGTGACGCAGCGCAAGGTGGGGTAAGTCGACATGGCCGATTGGATCTCGCAACATCGATATCGATTCCTGATTGTGGTCTGCGTCTACTTCGCGATTCATGTACTGGTGCGCGTCAGTGTGTCAAGTTCGTTGGACTTTGACGAAACGGAACAAGTGTTTTTGTCTCAGTGGACGCTGCTTGGGTACAACAGCCAACCCCCCTTGTACACATGGATGCAACAGGGGCTGTTTCGTGTGTTGGGCTACAATGTTTTTTCCTTGGCGTTGCTGAAGAATTCGCTTTTGTTGCTGACCTATGTCACGGTATTTGAGCTTGTTCGAAAGACAACGGACAACACAAAACTTGCGGTGTTGGCGTCGCTGGGGATGCTCACCATTCCGCAGATCGCTTACGAGAGCCACCGTGACTTGTCTCACACCGTTTCGGTAACCTTGGCAACCGCTGCCTTGATGTATTGCGTCGTCTCGGTCGAAAAATGCGATCGCCTGTTTTGGTACCTCGCGATCGGCGTGACCTCTGCCTTTGGAATGATGAGCAAGTACAATTTCGCGATCATCCTTGTCGCGATTGCCATTTCAGCCATCACGATTCCAAGCTATCGCCGGCGACTTCTGGATTGGAGACTGGGTTGGTCGTTGTTGGTGGGACTGTTGTTCATTGCTCCACACAGCGTTTGGATGCTGAATCATCCGTTGTTGGTGTCCTCGAAAACCGTGAAAACGTTGACGACCGACCAATCCATCCATTGGCTTGCCAACGTAGGTTCGGGGATGCAAGCCCTCGTCCTTTCGACACTTGCCTGCTGTGCGGTCACGCTGGCGGTGTTTACTATCGCCTATCGAGATTCGATCATCGGCTATTTTCGAGATCGAGACGAGACTGCGATGGAATCCATCGCGTCGTTTCGTCCGACGGCACTGCTGATCGAACGATTCTTTCTCGTTATCGCAATGGCCTTGGTCTTGCTCGTATTGTCTGGCCAGGCGCTCGAGTTCAGAAACCGCTGGATTCAACCCTTTGTGTGCTTGCTGCCGGCATACTTGGTGCTGCGTTTTGGAGGCATTGGAATCGCCGACCGAGTTGGGTTTCAACGCATGGTGTTGACATCCGTCTTGTTGATGGTGTTTGTGCTCAGCGCCGTTTCCTCGCGACCGTTGTTGGCTCGTTTTCGTCAAAAGTACCTGTTGCTGAATGTGCCCTTTGATTCCTTCGCAGAAACCATGCGTGATCGCTGCGGATACGACCCCGAGCTGATCATCACACCCAATATGCGGATTGCAGGAAACATGAAAATGCAGTTTCCGACGTCGTTGGTCTTGTCGATGGATACCCCGTACTTGCTGGGACGGGATTTGAGTCCAGAACGGATTCGTCGGCGAAGTAACCGGACCGTCGTGGTGACCGACTTCGCGGACCCTGGATCACTTGAACGGCTTGCTGATTTTACTTACCAGACACTGCAACAGGATTCCGAATCGGTATGCTGGCAAACGATTGGCCATCCGTACCTGCACGGGGATCCCGAGAGTCGCAGTGAATTCACATTTGCACGCCTTGATGATCCCCTTCGACACGTGGGCCCGGTGGAATCAACCGCTTCGGTCAGTGACCGTATCCCCCCGACAAGACGATAAAAGGCGATTTCAGGAGAGTCGTGTCGTGACAAAAATAGACCGCTACATTCTGATCCTGTTCCTGCGCACCACGCTGGTTTGTTTCTGCTCCATTGCAGGCATTTTTGTCGTGTTCCATGCCTTCACGAGCCTTGACGATCTCGTTCGCCAAGGTCAATCCGATGGAGGACTGCTGCGCGTGATGGCGCGGTATTATGGACCTTACATGTTGCTGCTGTTTGATTGGACCGGCGCGATCATCGTACTGATGTCGTTGTTGTTTACGATCGGATGGCTTCGCCGAACCGGCGAATTGACAGCGACGTTGGCAGCGGGCATTTCCCATGGCCGCATCCTGAGACCCATTCTCGTTGCGGCCTTCCTGATCGTCGTGGTGCAATTCGTCAACCGCGAGTTCTTTTTGCCGAACCACCGCGATTCGCTCGCGATGAAAACGAAGGAACTTGAACGAGAGACGCAGCATCCGATGTTACCGTGCGATGATCGAACCAGCGGCATTTTGATTGAAGGGGCCGGCATCTTGCCGCGTAGCAAACGGATCATCAAACCAAGTTTTCGCTTGGAAGGAGACTAC contains:
- a CDS encoding ArnT family glycosyltransferase, which produces MADWISQHRYRFLIVVCVYFAIHVLVRVSVSSSLDFDETEQVFLSQWTLLGYNSQPPLYTWMQQGLFRVLGYNVFSLALLKNSLLLLTYVTVFELVRKTTDNTKLAVLASLGMLTIPQIAYESHRDLSHTVSVTLATAALMYCVVSVEKCDRLFWYLAIGVTSAFGMMSKYNFAIILVAIAISAITIPSYRRRLLDWRLGWSLLVGLLFIAPHSVWMLNHPLLVSSKTVKTLTTDQSIHWLANVGSGMQALVLSTLACCAVTLAVFTIAYRDSIIGYFRDRDETAMESIASFRPTALLIERFFLVIAMALVLLVLSGQALEFRNRWIQPFVCLLPAYLVLRFGGIGIADRVGFQRMVLTSVLLMVFVLSAVSSRPLLARFRQKYLLLNVPFDSFAETMRDRCGYDPELIITPNMRIAGNMKMQFPTSLVLSMDTPYLLGRDLSPERIRRRSNRTVVVTDFADPGSLERLADFTYQTLQQDSESVCWQTIGHPYLHGDPESRSEFTFARLDDPLRHVGPVESTASVSDRIPPTRR
- a CDS encoding prolyl oligopeptidase family serine peptidase encodes the protein MGFLAVLVCSCPSLLAQGTLAEYEHWESLASRIDQPVFADKVKPNWIDESKGQFWYQIQRSEDNSLFVLVDATQGARQEFKSLPQLVRHLSDSDDELPADLKRDSLAPNARIQRSRDGGQRTEIHFKNETDEPLRYKWVNSSGGLVEYGKVEAGATASLSTFDGHSWVLETEAGQVVAAFVAAVWQSLAIIDAETPRPEPLELRRRPRDRSGQRHPSPDGQWHVEFANHNVVLVNNQSNNSITMTHDGMEQNGYGGNVWWSPDSAHFVVFKTTRIDVRTIPIVESSPKGSIHSKLLTVKYAKPGDPVDHDRPVLLHIPDEIERQEGDTTNVAQPIEDSLFSSPYSIGEVHWHKDSTFFSFVYNQRGHQVLRVIAVDAETAEPRVMIDEQSETFVCYSHKKYLRRLDQTDEAIWMSERSGWNHLYLIDQQTGDVKNAITSGPWVVRDVERVDEENRQVWLTVSGIDPDQDPYYKHLVRVDFDGSHLVRFTSANGDHRWVFSPEQRYLIDSYSRVDLPPVSVLCDANTGDMICELEHADASQLLNTGWRYPERFVAKGRDGVTDIFGIVIRPTHFDPSKTYPVLEAIYAGPHAAFVPKSFGRQTNLQKMAELGFIIVKMDGMGTSYRSKAFHDVCWKNLGDSGFADRIAWIKAAAKEHPEMDLTRVGIWGGSAGGQSAMRALIAHGDFYHAAVADCGCHDNRVDKMWWNEQWMGYPIESHYAEQSNVTQAHRMQGDLMLIVGELDHNVDPASTMQVVHALVKADKDFELLLMPGVGHGAAGHPYAERRQADFFVRKLWKREPRNP
- a CDS encoding serine/threonine-protein kinase; translation: MKPKSRSESNPPITLPADHESSLLEVVMAEYVEKHEKGEAPDARLYLDAYPQFAEELKSFFRNHHWLLGDPASQIESNSLIGVRVGPYEIESEIARGGMGVVYRARQDNLGRPVALKLISSGVLAGEEERQRFRIEAEAAARLRHPGIIAIHDIGSWGGYEYFSMSLIEGPTLQQQLDERRHDDASAARIVGEIARAVAYAHREGIIHRDLKPENILIGEDGRPLVADFGLAKWHRDGATLTRTGQVLGTPHYMSPEQATGCRSVGQPADIYSLGAILYAVLTGRPPHDGRSSADVLRSVLHDEPLSPRMLRRSIPTDLEVICLKAMHYDPAMRYATADDLADDLDRFLLGEPIRAAGSGILDRMAREIRRDQHQDDFRSWGRTLIGIGIIIFVTHVAIFFLDRLSFSTLSAYWIPRATMLASIFASIYWSRHGQILPRTVAERPVWSIWLGYLATLATMNVLLHLGGLDEQLLFPFAAALGGFGFIAMGGHVWGGSALLGLLFLSCAVVSVVWLPLAPLFFGLIWLVSLVVLGWHYRSQATADDLS
- a CDS encoding glycosyltransferase family 2 protein, producing MEDYPALPDEEAIDLSVVIPLYNEEESVEPLVHALRDALIPAPLSLEIILVDDGSTDQTYTSAIRAGKQVGLDLQVLSLQRNFGQTAAMQAGIDAARGRLIATLDGDLQNDPADIPAMVKHLEANDLDLLVGRRKKRQDGVMLRLIPSWIANRLIGKVTGVRIRDYGCSLKIYRSSVIKQVKLMGEMHRFIPAWVAAVTHPSRIGEIDVRHRAREFGTSKYGISRTIRVVLDLLSVLFFMKYRARPGHFFGTVGLVIGAIGALMLSTVFVSKFGLGQDIGTRPMLLLGAVAMLSSLQLICFGVMSEMLARIDNESSRQQSYIIRNRYATSQDSSCKGDYVIPIPTVTQRKVG